From a single Phalacrocorax aristotelis chromosome 1, bGulAri2.1, whole genome shotgun sequence genomic region:
- the PIANP gene encoding PILR alpha-associated neural protein: protein MGPGACRMPALLSCIHSLQLWHLLLLVSAVPSPGVWSLRSRGPTATRPLCARRSPSAPRPICIWDRTSLPERDSRFALLRQRALPNRRGELRHVVRLRRQAAGTRPATPSGFEDGMPSSQYPWAIVWGPTVSDEDGGDTNSANPGFPPLGYTFVSPHGMATAQPNSHSLLHNAGLNLRETPATLRPFLFGPRGEGVDPQLYVTITISIIIVLVATGIIFKFCWDRNQKRRRHSGQQSGGRQQESQQPLTDLSPTTVSILGPYGDSLAPTSEAEDSRPGQEGVEKLGGHGKSTAFQLNRIPLVNL, encoded by the exons ATGGGGCCCGGTGCCTG CAGGATGCCTGCACTCCTCTCCTGCATCCACTCCCTGCAGCTTTggcatctcctcctcctggtcTCAGCTGTCCCTTCTCCTGGTGTCTGGTCTCTTCGCTCTCGGGGGCCAACAGCCACTCGGCCTCTTTGCGCCCGGCGGAGCCCCTCAGCCCCGCGGCCCATTTGCATCTGGGACAGGACCTCATTGCCAGAGAGGGATTCTCGCTTTGCCCTGCTGCGCCAGCGGGCCCTGCCCAACCGGAGGGGAGAGCTGCGGCACGTCGTGCGGCTGAGACGCCAGGCAGCGGGGACCCGCCCTGCCACTCCTTCTGGTTTTGAGGACGGCATGCCCTCCTCCCAGTACCCCTGGGCCATCGTGTGGGGCCCCACGGTGTCGGATGAGGACGGAGGGGACACCAACTCGGCCAACCCAGGCTTTCCACCACTGGGATACACCTTTGTCTCGCCGCACGGGATGGCAACGGCACAGCCCAACTCCCACTCGCTCCTGCACAACGCGGGGCTCAACCTGCGTGAGACACCAGCCACTCTGCGGCCCTTCTTGTTTGGGCCCCGGGGGGAAG GTGTGGACCCCCAGCTGTATGTCACCATCACCATCTCCATCATCATTGTCCTGGTTGCCACCGGGATCATATTCAAGTTCTG CTGGGACCGTAATCAGAAACGCCGGCGTCACTCGGGGCAGCAGAgtggtgggaggcagcaggagagccAGCAGCCCCTCACGGACCTCTCCCCCACCACCGTCAGCATCCTGGGGCCCTACGGTGACTCCCTGGCCCCCACGTCCGAAGCAGAGGATTCCAGGCCAGGCCAGGAGGGTGTGGAGAAACTGGGAGGCCatgggaagagcacagccttcCAGCTCAACCG aaTCCCACTGGTGAACCTGTGA
- the COPS7A gene encoding COP9 signalosome complex subunit 7a has protein sequence MAAEGKVTGQSQEQFLLLAKAARGAALASLIHQVLEAPGIYVFGELLDMPAVRELADTEFSPVFRLLTIFAYGTYADYLAEAANLPPLSEAQKNKLRHLSVVTLAAKIKCIPYSVLLEQLQLKNVRQLEDLVIEAVYADVLRGSLDQRNQRLEVDYSIGRDIRREELSTITRTLQEWCQGCEVVLSGIEEQVSRANQHKEQQLALKQQIESEVANLKKTIKVTTAAAAAATSQDPEQHLTELREPAPGTNQRQASKKTSKAKGLRGSAKIWSKSN, from the exons ATGGCGGCCGAGGGGAAGGTGacagggcagagccaggagcagttcctgctgctggccaaggcgGCCCGCGGCGCCGCCCTCGCCAGCCTCATCCACCAGGTGCTGGAGGCCCCGGGCATCTACGTCTTCGGGGAGCTGCTGGACATGCCCGCCGTGCGGGAG CTGGCCGACACCGAGTTCTCCCCTGTCTTCCGCCTTCTCACCATCTTCGCCTATGGCACCTACGCCGACTACCTGG CTGAAGCAGCAAACCTCCCTCCCTTGTCAGAGGCTCAGAAGAATAAACTGAGGCACCTGTCAGTCGTCACTCTGGCCGCCAAGATCAAG TGCATCCCCTATtcagtgctgctggagcagttacagctgaagaaTGTCCGGCAACTGGAGGACCTCGTGATTGAGGCTGTGTATGCAGATGTGCTGCGAGGGAGCTTGGATCAGCGGAACCAGCGCCTGGAGGTGGATTACAGCATTGGGAGGGACATCCGGAGGGAGGAGCTAAGCACCATCACCCGCACATTGCAGGAGTG GTGCCAGGGCTGTGAGGTTGTCTTGTCAGGCATTGAAGAACAGGTTAGCCGGGCCAACCAACATAAAGAGCAACAGCTGGCACTTAAGCAGCAGATAGAGAGTGAG gtagCAAATCTGAAGAAGACCATTAAAGTGACAACAGCAgcggctgcagcagccacatcCCAAGACCCGGAACAGCACCTAACAGAGCTCAGGGAGCCGGCACCTGGTACCAACCAGCGCCAGGCGAGCAAGAAGACTTCCAAAGCCAAAGG GCTCCGGGGCAGTGCGAAGATTTGGTCTAAATCAAATTAG